CGGTACCGGCGAACATCTTCGATCCACATGAGGCGCTGCTGCCGCAGTTGACCGATCCCGCCCTGCTGCGGCTGTTCACGGCGCTGTTCATCCATGTGACCTGGCTGCATCTGCTGAGCAACCTGCTGTTTCTGGCGATCTTCGGCCTGCCGGGCGAACGCGCGTTGGGCTCGCTGCGGTTCCTGCTGCTGTTCGTGGTGGGCGGGATCGTGGCGAACCTGATCGGTGCGTTGTCCCTGACCGGTGTACGCCTGCCGATCATCGGCTGCAGTGGCGCGGTATCGGCGGTGGTCGGCACGTACGTGGCGCTGTTTCCGCGTGCCCGCCTCGGCCTGGTGCTGCCACTGGGCCTGTACCTGGAGTTCGTGCGGGTGCCGGCGTTCCTGCTGATCGGCCTCTGGGTTCTGCTGCAATTGCTGTTCAGCTATGCGGGGCCGAGCTATGGCGCCTATGTCTGGTGGGCACACATCGGCGGTTTTCTGTTCGGCGTGGTGTTTGCGCTGTTTTCTCGCGATGCCATCGCCCGTCGCCTGCGTGGCTGAGGCTTCAGCCTGCGGCCGCAATCCAGCGGTGATGGCGTGAGAACTGGCGCAACAGCCGGCGGGCAATCGGCGTGGCGGCCACCGCACTGAAGATCTGCTGCGGGTCCGTACCCTCGCGCCGCATGTCGGCATGCTTGCGCCGGATATAGGCGCGCATCACTTCGGCATTGAACTCCGGGTGGAATTGCGCGCTGAGTGCATGGGGTCCGTAGCGCAGCAGTTGATGCGGGTCCCGTGCCGATCGAGCCAGTACGGCAGCTCCACTTGGTGGTTCGATCACGCTTTGTTCGTGCGTGGTATGAGCGCGGAAGCTGGCCGGCAGCCCACGCGCCAGCAGATCCTGCGCGCCGGCGGCTGACACCTCGATGGCCTGGGTACCGATTTCACGCCCGCCCGGCAGATAGTCGACGCGCCCGCCCAACGCGTGGGCCATTAGCTGATGGCCATAGCAGACCCCGAACAAGGGCAGCTCGGCATCCATCGCATCGCGGATCCAGCCGGCGGTGCGCTCGCTCCATGCCGAGCGTTCGGTGACCATGGCCGCCGAACCGGTGATGATGGCTCCGGCGACTTCACGCGGCGCCGGCAATGCCTCGCCGGCCGCGACGTCGACAATCCGCAGCTGCCGCGGATGCAATCCCGCGCCAAGCCGGAACCAGTGAGGGAAGTCGCCGTGGCGGGCCCGGATACGATCCGGCGCGCGACCGGTGCGGATGATCAGTACGGGCTTCATGCGGGTAGTTGGTCACGCATCATCTGGACGTCTTTACGGCTG
This window of the Rhodanobacter soli genome carries:
- a CDS encoding rhomboid family intramembrane serine protease; this encodes MFVHVETRRRPRWHWATLLVVTVCVMCFVGLALTPATQRVSLLLEWGTVPANIFDPHEALLPQLTDPALLRLFTALFIHVTWLHLLSNLLFLAIFGLPGERALGSLRFLLLFVVGGIVANLIGALSLTGVRLPIIGCSGAVSAVVGTYVALFPRARLGLVLPLGLYLEFVRVPAFLLIGLWVLLQLLFSYAGPSYGAYVWWAHIGGFLFGVVFALFSRDAIARRLRG
- a CDS encoding glutamine amidotransferase: MKPVLIIRTGRAPDRIRARHGDFPHWFRLGAGLHPRQLRIVDVAAGEALPAPREVAGAIITGSAAMVTERSAWSERTAGWIRDAMDAELPLFGVCYGHQLMAHALGGRVDYLPGGREIGTQAIEVSAAGAQDLLARGLPASFRAHTTHEQSVIEPPSGAAVLARSARDPHQLLRYGPHALSAQFHPEFNAEVMRAYIRRKHADMRREGTDPQQIFSAVAATPIARRLLRQFSRHHRWIAAAG